From one Gemmobacter sp. genomic stretch:
- a CDS encoding metallophosphoesterase family protein, with the protein MRIAILTDIHANREALAAVLADLAQHAVDRIVLLGDIVGYGPDPAWCVDRVQALVAAGAVCLLGNHDSAIDRPDGTMNPVARAAIDWTRGQLDAGQRAFLARLPLTHQAEDALFVHASADHPADWIYVTGENRVMAAFHATPARLVLCGHTHVPALWCADMAGRVSAQRMQMGRPVPLIRSRRWLAVVGSVGQPRDGVAQAGWATLDTARAELTFHRSRYDTATTMRKLREAGLPEALAVRLGQGR; encoded by the coding sequence ATGCGCATCGCGATCCTGACCGACATTCATGCCAACCGCGAGGCTTTGGCCGCCGTGCTGGCCGATCTGGCGCAACATGCCGTGGACCGGATCGTGCTGCTGGGCGATATCGTGGGCTACGGCCCCGATCCGGCATGGTGCGTGGACCGGGTGCAGGCGCTGGTTGCGGCCGGCGCGGTCTGTCTGCTGGGCAACCATGACAGCGCCATCGACCGGCCGGACGGCACGATGAACCCCGTTGCCCGTGCCGCCATCGACTGGACGCGGGGGCAACTGGATGCGGGGCAGCGCGCCTTTCTGGCCCGCCTGCCGCTGACGCATCAGGCAGAGGATGCGCTGTTCGTTCATGCCAGCGCCGATCATCCGGCGGACTGGATCTATGTCACCGGTGAAAACCGGGTGATGGCGGCGTTCCATGCCACCCCTGCGCGGCTGGTGCTGTGCGGCCATACCCATGTGCCGGCGCTGTGGTGCGCCGACATGGCGGGCCGGGTCAGCGCGCAGCGGATGCAGATGGGGCGCCCGGTGCCGCTGATCCGGTCGCGCCGCTGGCTGGCGGTCGTGGGATCGGTCGGGCAGCCGCGCGACGGGGTGGCGCAGGCGGGCTGGGCCACGCTGGATACCGCCCGGGCCGAGCTGACCTTTCACCGCAGCCGTTACGATACCGCCACCACCATGCGAAAACTGCGCGAGGCCGGCTTGCCCGAGGCACTGGCCGTGCGTCTGGGACAGGGACGCTAG
- the modB gene encoding molybdate ABC transporter permease subunit: MSDWLSPDEWRALALSLRVSFWAALVSLPFGILVAHALARWRFPGRQLLNGLVHLPLILPPVVTGYLLLITFGRKGVVGQFLDQWFGIVLAFRWTGAALAAAIMAFPLMVRAIRLAIEAVDPRLEQAAGTLGASRPMVFLTVTLPMILPGVVAGAILAFAKAMGEFGATITFVSNIPGQTQTLPSAIYTYLQVPGGEGPAARLVLVAVAVAMAALLVSEWVARAVARRIGGA; the protein is encoded by the coding sequence ATGTCCGACTGGTTGTCCCCCGACGAATGGCGCGCGCTGGCGCTGTCCTTGCGCGTGTCGTTCTGGGCCGCGCTGGTCAGCCTGCCGTTCGGCATTCTGGTGGCCCATGCGCTGGCGCGCTGGCGGTTTCCGGGGCGGCAGCTGCTGAACGGGCTGGTGCATCTGCCGCTGATCCTGCCGCCGGTCGTGACGGGCTATCTGTTGCTGATCACCTTCGGGCGCAAGGGGGTGGTCGGCCAGTTTCTGGACCAGTGGTTCGGCATCGTGCTGGCATTCCGCTGGACGGGGGCGGCGCTGGCGGCGGCGATCATGGCCTTTCCGCTGATGGTGCGCGCCATTCGCCTGGCCATCGAGGCGGTGGACCCAAGGCTGGAACAGGCGGCCGGCACGCTGGGCGCCTCGCGGCCCATGGTGTTCCTGACGGTGACCCTGCCGATGATCCTGCCCGGCGTGGTGGCGGGGGCGATCCTGGCCTTTGCCAAGGCGATGGGCGAATTCGGCGCCACGATCACCTTTGTGTCGAACATTCCGGGCCAGACCCAGACCCTGCCATCGGCGATCTACACCTATCTTCAGGTGCCGGGGGGCGAGGGGCCGGCCGCGCGGCTGGTGCTGGTGGCCGTGGCGGTGGCCATGGCGGCGCTGCTGGTGTCGGAATGGGTGGCCCGCGCGGTGGCGCGGCGGATCGGGGGGGCGTGA
- a CDS encoding transglutaminase family protein, giving the protein MTIYALRLAIHYEFDRPTGAGRQLFRILPAEVPGLQRLRHARVMLAPAPAERVEFTDFFGTRVIEVAMPPGLTELDLVLEAEVDRIAPEAALDISPDLADLASHIAACRDVGATSPHHFLAPSRRIPPMPAVAGFAADAVKGADTVQQAVQALGQALHDAMTFDAGATEVDTSPAHAFALRRGVCQDFAQIMVGGLRSLGIPAAYVAGYLRTLPPPGKPRLVGADAMHAWVRAWAGARTGWVDYDPTNACFARADHIDVGFGRDYGDVAPVTGMLRLDGSQTGSHSVDIEETGG; this is encoded by the coding sequence GTGACGATCTATGCCCTGCGCCTTGCCATCCATTACGAATTCGACCGTCCGACCGGGGCGGGGCGCCAGCTGTTCCGCATCCTGCCGGCCGAGGTGCCGGGCCTGCAACGGCTGCGCCATGCCCGCGTCATGCTGGCGCCGGCCCCGGCCGAACGGGTGGAATTCACCGATTTCTTCGGCACCCGGGTGATCGAGGTGGCGATGCCTCCCGGCCTGACCGAACTGGATCTGGTGCTGGAGGCCGAGGTCGACCGCATCGCCCCCGAGGCCGCGCTGGACATCTCGCCCGATCTGGCCGATCTGGCCAGCCACATCGCCGCCTGCCGCGATGTCGGCGCCACCTCGCCCCATCATTTCCTCGCGCCCTCGCGCCGCATTCCGCCGATGCCGGCGGTCGCGGGCTTTGCCGCCGATGCGGTGAAGGGGGCGGATACGGTGCAGCAGGCGGTGCAGGCGCTGGGGCAGGCGCTGCACGATGCCATGACCTTCGACGCCGGGGCGACCGAGGTCGATACCTCGCCCGCCCATGCCTTTGCGCTGCGGCGCGGGGTGTGCCAGGACTTTGCCCAGATCATGGTCGGCGGGCTGCGCAGCCTGGGGATTCCGGCCGCCTATGTCGCGGGCTACCTGCGTACCCTGCCACCGCCGGGCAAGCCCCGGCTGGTCGGCGCCGATGCGATGCATGCCTGGGTGCGCGCCTGGGCCGGCGCGCGCACCGGCTGGGTGGATTACGACCCGACCAATGCCTGTTTCGCCCGCGCCGATCATATCGACGTGGGCTTTGGCCGCGATTATGGCGATGTGGCCCCGGTCACCGGCATGTTGCGGCTGGATGGCAGCCAGACCGGATCGCACAGCGTGGATATCGAGGAAACCGGCGGCTGA
- a CDS encoding TRAP transporter small permease subunit gives MNALLALSRGIDRLNEIIGKTVMWAILVAILISAANALVRKIFSTSSNAWLEAQWYLFGASFLLAAAFTLKQNEHIRIDIVYGMFSRSVQHWIDLIGHALFLLPFSLLMVYYLWPYTMKSFNSGEMSSNAGGLIIWPAKALLLIGFVLLTLQAISEIIKKIAVMRGDMEDPNPFMSSHDAATAEAEALIGEMKK, from the coding sequence ATGAATGCTCTCTTGGCATTGTCCAGGGGCATAGACCGGCTGAACGAGATCATAGGCAAGACCGTCATGTGGGCGATCCTTGTCGCGATCCTGATCAGCGCGGCAAACGCCCTTGTCCGCAAGATCTTCAGCACCTCGTCGAATGCCTGGCTGGAGGCGCAGTGGTACCTGTTCGGTGCCTCGTTCCTGCTGGCCGCCGCCTTTACGCTGAAACAGAACGAACACATCCGCATCGACATCGTCTACGGCATGTTCAGCCGCAGCGTACAGCACTGGATCGACCTGATCGGCCATGCGCTGTTCCTGCTGCCGTTCAGCCTGCTGATGGTCTACTACCTGTGGCCCTACACGATGAAGTCGTTCAACTCTGGCGAGATGTCGTCGAATGCCGGCGGCCTGATCATCTGGCCGGCCAAGGCGCTGCTGCTGATCGGCTTCGTGCTTCTGACGCTCCAGGCGATCTCGGAAATCATCAAGAAGATCGCGGTGATGCGCGGCGACATGGAAGATCCCAATCCCTTCATGTCCTCGCATGATGCCGCCACCGCCGAGGCCGAGGCCCTGATCGGAGAGATGAAGAAATGA
- the modA gene encoding molybdate ABC transporter substrate-binding protein, giving the protein MPVFSTFRPLVLASALVAASVLPLKAEEVVVFAAASMKTALDKVAADFKAATGHSVTISYAGSNQLAKQIIEGAPADIFISAAVNWMDAVEKEGQVAPGTRADLLGNTLVLVAHGDAAKVEIGPGLDLAGLLGGGKLAMALVDAVPAGQYGKAALTSLGLWDGVAPQVAQADNVRAALALVATGEAPYGIVYATDAAADDKVTVVGTFPASSYPAIVYPVALLKGAADPADKAFLKALSEAPADATFAAEGFAILN; this is encoded by the coding sequence ATGCCCGTTTTTTCCACGTTCCGCCCGCTGGTCTTGGCATCTGCCCTGGTTGCAGCAAGCGTTCTGCCGCTGAAGGCCGAGGAGGTGGTGGTCTTTGCCGCGGCCTCGATGAAAACCGCGCTGGACAAGGTGGCGGCTGATTTCAAGGCGGCGACCGGGCATTCGGTGACCATCAGCTATGCCGGGTCGAACCAGCTGGCCAAGCAGATCATCGAAGGGGCGCCGGCCGACATCTTCATCTCGGCCGCGGTGAACTGGATGGATGCGGTCGAGAAAGAGGGGCAGGTCGCCCCCGGCACCCGGGCCGACCTGCTGGGCAATACGCTGGTGCTGGTGGCGCATGGCGATGCTGCCAAGGTCGAGATCGGGCCGGGGCTGGATCTGGCCGGGCTGCTGGGGGGCGGCAAGCTGGCCATGGCGCTGGTCGATGCGGTGCCGGCGGGGCAGTATGGCAAGGCGGCGCTGACCTCGCTGGGGCTGTGGGACGGGGTGGCGCCGCAGGTGGCGCAGGCCGACAACGTGCGCGCCGCGCTGGCGCTGGTGGCGACGGGCGAGGCACCCTATGGCATCGTCTATGCCACCGATGCGGCGGCGGATGACAAGGTGACGGTCGTGGGCACCTTTCCGGCCAGCAGCTATCCGGCCATCGTCTATCCGGTGGCCCTGCTCAAGGGCGCGGCGGATCCGGCGGACAAGGCGTTTCTGAAGGCATTGTCGGAGGCGCCCGCAGATGCGACATTCGCTGCCGAAGGTTTCGCCATTCTGAACTGA
- the fdhD gene encoding formate dehydrogenase accessory sulfurtransferase FdhD, which translates to MDWTPTRRLAGLTLNAPGTPPRPRDLPEEAPVAIVCNGATQAVMMATPSDIADFAHGFALTEGIVGSLAEVQEFEEIHADSGIEARLWIAEDRAAALAARRRFMAGPVGCGLCGIDSLAQAMRPLPVVRSDLVLPAVQVLAAPDLLRAHQPLQDQTRATHAAGFLHPDGRLALVREDVGRHNALDKLIGVLLRQGMDPGQGAVVMTSRISVELVQKCAVAGCPMLIAVSAPTAHAVRLAEGAGVTLAALVRGGGAEVFSHPARIRPA; encoded by the coding sequence ATGGACTGGACCCCGACCCGCCGGCTTGCCGGCCTGACCCTGAATGCCCCGGGCACCCCGCCCCGCCCCCGCGACCTGCCCGAGGAAGCGCCGGTCGCCATCGTCTGCAATGGTGCGACCCAGGCGGTGATGATGGCAACCCCGTCCGACATTGCCGATTTCGCCCATGGCTTTGCCCTGACCGAAGGCATCGTCGGATCGCTGGCCGAGGTGCAGGAGTTCGAGGAGATCCACGCGGACAGTGGCATCGAGGCCCGGTTGTGGATTGCCGAGGACCGGGCCGCGGCGCTGGCCGCGCGGCGGCGGTTCATGGCGGGGCCGGTGGGCTGCGGGCTGTGCGGGATCGACAGCCTGGCCCAGGCGATGCGGCCGCTGCCGGTGGTGCGGTCGGATCTGGTGCTGCCAGCGGTGCAGGTGCTGGCCGCCCCCGACCTGCTGCGCGCCCATCAGCCGTTGCAGGACCAGACCCGCGCCACCCATGCCGCAGGCTTTCTGCACCCCGATGGCCGGCTGGCGCTGGTGCGCGAGGATGTCGGGCGGCACAATGCGCTGGACAAGCTGATCGGTGTCCTGCTGCGGCAGGGGATGGATCCGGGCCAGGGCGCGGTAGTGATGACCAGCCGGATTTCGGTGGAACTGGTGCAGAAATGCGCGGTGGCCGGCTGCCCCATGCTGATCGCGGTATCGGCGCCAACCGCCCATGCCGTGCGTCTGGCCGAAGGCGCCGGGGTGACGCTGGCCGCGCTGGTACGGGGCGGCGGGGCCGAGGTGTTCAGCCACCCGGCGCGCATTCGCCCGGCCTGA
- a CDS encoding TRAP transporter substrate-binding protein, with product MDRRSFLTKAGIAGVGAASAATLAAPAIAQSMPKINWRLTSSFPKSLDTIYGGAEVLSKRLSEATDGNFTIQVFAAGEIVGGLQAADAVSDGVVEACHTVGYYYFGKDPTWALPAAVPFSLSARGINAWHYHGGGIDLYNEFLADKNIFALPGGNTGTQMGGWFRKEINTIEDLKGLKFRVGGFAGKVMERLGVVPQQIAGGDIYPSLEKGTIDGAEWVGPYDDEKLGFFKVAPYYYYPGWWEGGPTVHFMFGKKAYEDLPKAYQGLLRSVAQGVDADMLQKYDYKNPTAIKSLVAQGTQLRPFSPEILDACFKAAKEVYAEMEATNPAFKKIWDSIKAFRSENYTWAQIAEYNYDTFMMMKQNSGEL from the coding sequence TTGGATCGTCGTTCATTCCTGACCAAGGCCGGTATTGCTGGCGTTGGGGCGGCATCGGCCGCCACTCTGGCCGCTCCGGCCATCGCCCAGTCGATGCCGAAAATCAACTGGCGCCTGACCTCGTCGTTCCCGAAGTCGCTCGACACGATCTACGGCGGCGCCGAAGTGCTGTCCAAGCGCCTGTCCGAGGCGACCGACGGCAACTTCACCATCCAGGTCTTTGCGGCCGGTGAAATCGTTGGCGGCCTGCAGGCCGCCGACGCGGTGTCGGACGGCGTGGTCGAGGCATGCCATACCGTCGGCTACTACTACTTCGGCAAGGATCCGACCTGGGCGCTGCCGGCCGCCGTGCCGTTCTCGCTGTCGGCGCGCGGCATCAACGCCTGGCACTACCATGGCGGCGGGATCGACCTGTACAACGAATTCCTGGCCGACAAGAACATCTTCGCGCTGCCCGGCGGCAACACCGGCACCCAGATGGGCGGTTGGTTCCGCAAGGAAATCAACACGATCGAAGACCTGAAGGGCCTGAAATTCCGCGTTGGCGGCTTTGCCGGCAAGGTGATGGAACGCCTGGGCGTCGTGCCGCAGCAGATTGCGGGTGGCGACATCTACCCGTCGCTGGAAAAAGGCACCATCGACGGCGCCGAATGGGTCGGCCCCTATGACGACGAGAAGCTGGGCTTCTTCAAGGTCGCGCCCTACTACTACTACCCCGGCTGGTGGGAAGGTGGCCCGACCGTCCACTTCATGTTCGGCAAGAAGGCCTACGAGGATCTGCCCAAGGCCTATCAGGGCCTGCTGCGGTCGGTCGCGCAGGGTGTCGATGCCGACATGCTGCAAAAGTACGACTACAAGAACCCCACCGCGATCAAGTCGCTGGTTGCCCAGGGCACCCAGCTGCGCCCGTTCTCGCCCGAGATCCTTGATGCCTGCTTCAAGGCCGCCAAAGAGGTCTATGCCGAGATGGAGGCCACCAACCCGGCCTTCAAGAAGATCTGGGACTCGATCAAGGCTTTCCGGTCGGAAAACTATACCTGGGCGCAGATCGCCGAATACAACTACGACACCTTCATGATGATGAAGCAGAACTCTGGCGAGCTGTAA
- the modC gene encoding molybdenum ABC transporter ATP-binding protein: MMLEVALHHRLAGFSLDLAFRAPPGLTALFGRSGAGKTTIVNAVAGLVRPDRGRIVAEGAVLLDTGRGICLPPHRRQVGYVFQDARLFPHLTVRQNLLYGRWFAPRGPGADLGRIVDLLGIGGLLARRPAALSGGEKQRVALGRAILSNPRLLLMDEPLAALDEARKAEILPYLERLRDDLRLPILYVSHSPAEVARLATTVVLVEGGRLLAAGPAAQILSDPVTAPAFGLREAAAILTARIAGQEDDGLTRLDTAAGPVWLPRVPGAPGTVLRLRILAQDVMLATARPEGISALNILPVTVREVRGGDGPGALVALVAGEETILARITRRSAERLKLTQGQAVHAVLKAVAVAPGDVGHG, from the coding sequence GTGATGCTGGAAGTTGCGCTGCACCACCGGCTGGCGGGGTTCTCGCTGGATCTGGCGTTTCGGGCGCCGCCGGGGCTGACCGCGCTGTTTGGGCGGTCGGGGGCGGGCAAGACGACCATCGTGAATGCCGTGGCGGGGCTGGTGCGGCCCGACCGCGGGCGGATCGTGGCGGAGGGCGCGGTGCTGCTGGATACCGGGCGCGGCATCTGCCTGCCGCCGCATCGCCGGCAGGTGGGCTATGTGTTCCAGGACGCCCGGCTGTTCCCGCATCTGACGGTGCGGCAAAACCTGCTCTATGGCCGCTGGTTCGCGCCCCGGGGGCCGGGGGCGGATCTGGGGCGCATCGTCGATCTGCTGGGCATCGGCGGGCTGCTGGCGCGCCGCCCTGCCGCCCTGTCGGGGGGCGAGAAACAGCGCGTGGCGCTGGGGCGGGCGATCCTGTCGAACCCGCGCCTTTTGCTGATGGATGAGCCGCTTGCCGCGCTGGACGAGGCGCGCAAGGCCGAGATCCTGCCCTATCTGGAACGGCTGCGCGATGATCTGCGGCTGCCGATCCTGTATGTCAGCCATTCCCCGGCCGAGGTGGCCCGCCTGGCCACCACCGTGGTGCTGGTCGAGGGCGGGCGCCTGCTGGCCGCCGGTCCTGCGGCGCAGATCCTGTCCGATCCGGTCACCGCCCCCGCCTTTGGCCTGCGCGAGGCGGCGGCGATCCTGACCGCGCGGATCGCGGGGCAAGAGGATGACGGGCTGACCCGGCTGGATACCGCCGCCGGCCCTGTCTGGCTGCCCCGGGTGCCCGGCGCGCCCGGCACGGTGCTGCGGCTGCGGATCCTGGCGCAGGATGTGATGCTGGCCACCGCGCGGCCCGAGGGGATTTCGGCGCTGAACATCCTGCCCGTGACGGTGCGCGAGGTACGGGGCGGCGATGGTCCCGGCGCGCTGGTGGCGCTGGTGGCGGGCGAGGAAACGATTCTGGCGCGCATCACCCGACGCTCGGCCGAGCGGCTGAAGTTGACGCAAGGGCAGGCGGTGCATGCCGTGCTGAAGGCGGTGGCGGTGGCCCCCGGCGATGTCGGCCACGGATGA
- a CDS encoding winged helix-turn-helix domain-containing protein, translating to MAELRFRVRFDAVQLGPGKAELMEHIRDTGSISAAGRRMDMSYKRAWMLVEEMNAAFAVPLIASTRGGPGGGGASLTEAGAEVLRRYRAIETAAEVAAAPHVAAIAALLASGDIPKQK from the coding sequence ATGGCTGAACTTCGATTCCGTGTGCGGTTCGATGCGGTGCAACTGGGCCCGGGCAAGGCCGAGTTGATGGAACATATCCGCGACACCGGGTCGATTTCGGCCGCCGGGCGGCGGATGGACATGAGCTACAAGCGCGCCTGGATGCTGGTCGAGGAGATGAACGCCGCCTTTGCCGTGCCCTTGATCGCCAGCACCCGCGGCGGGCCGGGCGGCGGGGGGGCCAGCCTGACCGAAGCGGGGGCCGAGGTGCTGCGCCGGTATCGCGCGATCGAGACGGCGGCCGAGGTGGCGGCCGCGCCGCATGTGGCGGCCATAGCGGCGTTGCTGGCCTCTGGCGATATTCCCAAGCAGAAATAA
- a CDS encoding circularly permuted type 2 ATP-grasp protein gives MERKAQDKAGGGAPVRRDRGLSGYRPLPGVPDELVDATGALRPLWRPLIDQLQALGDDELTRALGRADQYLRDSGVFYRQYGAGQSVERPWPLAHLPVLIHESDWTALSAALIQRADVLEALMADLYGPNRLVAEGHLPPALVTRNPEWLRPMVGVRPRSGHYLHFVAFEIGRGPDGTWWVLADRTQAPSGAGYALENRVATSRAFSDVYEGENIHRLAGFFRDFRDALLAMRTDRDASVAILTPGPLNETYYEQAWLARYLGFALVQGEDLAVEKGQLMLRTVAGLRPVDVLWRRLDASFADPLEMDPASRLGTPGMVSALRQGGLTMVNSLGSGVLETRALMAFLPQLAPHLVGAPLAMPNIATWWCGGAAERAAVLADPGRLVLSPALGTGLPYDRQGEPELAARLPRAELARRMATAGPALVAQEAVTLSTTPALVDGRIVPRPMSLRVFLARTATGWQVMPGGYARIGAAADPTAVAMQRGGAAADVWIVSDQDVPAISMVAKPAGPYRRMPPGALPSRAADNLFWLGRYVERVEGVVRLLRARNIRLAESGRAAAPMLKAIDPIAESYGIDPAQGIPRGLIDTLAAAIGSAGQIRDRFSPDGWSALADLDKTARRMASAVAPGDDAARALSALLRKLAGFSGLVNENMYRFLGWRFLTIGRQHERAMAMTGLLAALADDAAPPGALDLCVELGDSVLTHRRRFTMATSRETVIDLLALDPMNPRSIRHQLDGMMAQVQMLPGAADHGQLSDLGRAMLRCQTEVATETPETLTTEVLQDLRGRIAELSDLVTGAYLR, from the coding sequence ATGGAACGCAAGGCACAGGACAAGGCAGGGGGCGGCGCCCCCGTCAGGCGCGACCGCGGCCTGTCGGGTTATCGCCCCTTGCCCGGCGTGCCGGATGAACTGGTGGATGCGACAGGCGCGCTGCGCCCGCTGTGGCGCCCGTTGATCGACCAGTTGCAGGCGCTGGGCGATGATGAGCTGACCCGCGCCCTGGGCCGGGCCGACCAGTACCTGCGCGATTCGGGGGTGTTCTACCGCCAGTATGGTGCCGGCCAGTCGGTGGAACGGCCCTGGCCGCTGGCGCATCTGCCGGTGCTGATCCACGAAAGCGACTGGACGGCGCTGTCGGCCGCGCTGATCCAGCGGGCCGATGTGCTGGAAGCGCTGATGGCCGACCTGTATGGCCCGAACCGGCTGGTGGCCGAGGGCCATCTGCCTCCCGCGCTGGTCACCCGGAACCCGGAATGGCTGCGCCCCATGGTGGGGGTGCGGCCGCGGTCGGGGCATTACCTGCATTTCGTCGCGTTCGAGATCGGCCGCGGCCCGGACGGCACCTGGTGGGTGCTGGCCGACCGCACGCAGGCGCCCTCGGGTGCCGGCTATGCGCTGGAAAACCGGGTGGCGACCAGCCGCGCCTTTTCCGATGTTTACGAAGGCGAGAATATCCACCGTCTTGCCGGGTTCTTCCGCGATTTCCGCGATGCGCTGCTGGCCATGCGCACCGACCGCGACGCCAGCGTTGCCATCCTGACACCGGGGCCGCTGAACGAAACCTATTACGAACAGGCCTGGCTGGCGCGCTATCTGGGCTTTGCGCTGGTGCAGGGCGAGGATCTGGCGGTGGAAAAGGGCCAGCTGATGCTGCGCACCGTTGCCGGCCTGCGCCCGGTCGATGTGCTGTGGCGCCGGCTGGATGCCAGCTTTGCCGACCCGCTGGAGATGGACCCCGCCTCGCGCCTCGGGACGCCGGGCATGGTGTCGGCGCTGCGGCAGGGCGGGCTGACCATGGTGAACTCGCTGGGGTCGGGCGTGCTGGAAACCCGCGCGCTGATGGCCTTTCTGCCGCAGCTTGCCCCGCATCTGGTGGGGGCGCCGCTGGCGATGCCCAATATTGCCACCTGGTGGTGCGGCGGGGCGGCGGAACGTGCGGCCGTGCTGGCCGATCCGGGGCGACTGGTGCTGTCGCCGGCGCTGGGAACCGGACTGCCCTATGACCGGCAGGGCGAACCCGAACTGGCCGCCCGCCTGCCGCGCGCCGAACTGGCCCGCCGCATGGCCACCGCCGGCCCCGCGCTGGTCGCGCAAGAGGCGGTGACGCTCTCGACCACCCCCGCGCTGGTCGATGGCCGCATCGTGCCCCGGCCCATGAGCCTGCGGGTGTTCCTGGCCCGCACCGCCACCGGCTGGCAGGTGATGCCCGGCGGCTATGCCCGCATCGGGGCGGCGGCCGATCCCACCGCGGTGGCCATGCAGCGCGGCGGGGCGGCGGCCGATGTCTGGATCGTCAGCGATCAGGACGTGCCGGCGATTTCCATGGTGGCCAAGCCCGCCGGCCCCTACCGCCGCATGCCGCCGGGCGCGCTGCCCTCGCGCGCGGCGGACAACCTGTTCTGGCTGGGCCGCTATGTCGAACGGGTCGAAGGCGTGGTCCGCCTGCTGCGCGCGCGCAACATCCGGCTGGCCGAAAGCGGCCGCGCCGCCGCCCCGATGCTGAAGGCCATCGACCCGATCGCCGAAAGCTATGGCATCGACCCCGCGCAGGGCATTCCCCGGGGCCTGATCGACACGCTGGCCGCCGCCATCGGCAGCGCGGGGCAAATCCGCGACCGTTTTTCGCCCGATGGCTGGTCGGCGCTGGCCGATCTGGACAAGACCGCCCGCCGCATGGCCAGTGCCGTGGCGCCCGGCGACGATGCCGCGCGCGCGCTGTCGGCCCTGCTGCGCAAGCTGGCCGGGTTTTCGGGGCTGGTGAACGAAAACATGTATCGCTTTCTGGGCTGGCGGTTCCTGACCATCGGCCGCCAGCATGAACGCGCCATGGCGATGACCGGCCTGCTGGCCGCGCTGGCCGATGATGCGGCGCCGCCCGGCGCGCTGGATCTGTGCGTGGAACTGGGCGACAGCGTGCTGACCCACCGCCGCCGCTTTACCATGGCGACCAGCCGGGAAACCGTGATCGACCTGCTGGCGCTGGATCCGATGAACCCGCGGTCCATCCGCCACCAGTTGGACGGCATGATGGCGCAGGTCCAGATGCTGCCCGGCGCCGCCGACCATGGCCAGCTGTCCGACCTGGGCCGCGCCATGCTGCGCTGCCAGACCGAGGTGGCCACCGAAACGCCCGAAACGCTGACGACCGAGGTCTTGCAGGATTTGCGCGGCCGCATCGCCGAATTGTCCGATCTGGTGACCGGGGCCTATCTGCGGTGA